The following proteins come from a genomic window of Salvia hispanica cultivar TCC Black 2014 chromosome 4, UniMelb_Shisp_WGS_1.0, whole genome shotgun sequence:
- the LOC125222772 gene encoding F-box/LRR-repeat protein At1g67190 isoform X2, whose product MESLPVEVVGNILSRLGAARDVVIASATCRKWHEAWRNHLHTLTFNSNDWPLYHEYSTSRLEIIITQTIFQTKGLQCLSIIMDDVDEFSAAPVIAWLMYTRETLRQLHYNVRTQPNINMLEKCGRQKLEVLALAHNTITGVEPSYQKFPSLKSLSLSYVSISALDLSLLLNACPKIEYLILISLDIVMSDPQATMDLSSHSLKDVYVEAISLDKFILEADSLEKLHLKDCTLEVFELVGKGMLRFLKIDDVSVIHLDIGESAENLEIVDVSNFTIMWAKFLHMISRSSKLKKLRLWGVVFDDEEEFVDVETISSCFPLLSHLSLNYDLREAALQYGLQGLLERCPHLKKLVIHGVVSETKTHEECHTLANFTSAIVRLMRKYLHVEVQFEYE is encoded by the exons ATGGAGTCTCTTCCAGTTGAGGTTGTTGGAAACATTCTATCACGTCTTGGAGCTGCTCGTGATGTTGTGATTGCATCGGCAACTTGCCGGAAATGGCATGAGGCTTGGAGGAATCATCTCCACACTCTTACATTTAATTCCAACGATTGGCCTTTGTATCATGAATACTCCACCAGTAGACTGGAAATTATTATCACTCAAACCATATTCCAGACCAAAGGACTGCAGTGCCTTTCAATAATAATGGATGATGTAGATGAATTCTCTGCTGCCCCAGTAATCGCTTGGCTCATGTACACTCGTGAAACCCTACGTCAGCTACATTATAATGTGAGAACACAACCTAACATCAACATGCTCGAGAAGTGTGGTCGACAGAAGCTTGAAGTATTGGCTTTAGCCCACAATACAATTACTGGAGTCGAGCCTAGTTATCAAAAATTCCCCAGCTTGAAATCTCTTTCCTTGAGTTATGTCAGCATATCGGCCTTGGATCTGAGTCTCCTGCTTAATGCCTGTCCAAAAATTGAATACTTGATCTTGATCAGTCTAGATATTGTCATGTCGGATCCCCAGGCCACGATGGATTTGAGTAGCCACTCATTAAAGGATGTTTATGTTGAGGCAATCAGCTTGGATAAGTTTATATTGGAGGCTGATAGCTTAGAAAAGTTGCACTTGAAAGATTGCACACTTGAAGTTTTTGAGCTTGTTGGTAAAGGGATGTTGAGATTTCTAAAGATCGATGATGTTAGTGTCATCCATCTTGATATTGGCGAGAGTGCCGAAAATCTGGAGATTGTTGATGTGAGCAATTTCACGATCATGTGGGCCAAGTTCCTCCATATGATCTCAAGATCATCTAAGTTGAAAAAGCTTCGGTTATGGGGTGTTGTATTTGATGATGAGGAAGAGTTTGTGGATGTGGAAACCATCTCTTCATGCTTTCCCTTATTGAGTCATCTGTCCCTGAATTATGATCTAAGAGAGGCAGCTCTTCAGTATGGCTTACAAG GACTTCTGGAAAGATGCCCTCATCTTAAGAAGTTGGTTATACACGGCGTCGTGTCTGAGACCAAAACTCACGAAGAATGCCACACATTGGCCAACTTCACTTCAGCTATTGTGAGACTCATGAGGAAGTACCTGCATGTGGAGGTTCAGTTTGAATATGAATAG
- the LOC125222772 gene encoding F-box/LRR-repeat protein At1g67190 isoform X1, whose protein sequence is MESLPVEVVGNILSRLGAARDVVIASATCRKWHEAWRNHLHTLTFNSNDWPLYHEYSTSRLEIIITQTIFQTKGLQCLSIIMDDVDEFSAAPVIAWLMYTRETLRQLHYNVRTQPNINMLEKCGRQKLEVLALAHNTITGVEPSYQKFPSLKSLSLSYVSISALDLSLLLNACPKIEYLILISLDIVMSDPQATMDLSSHSLKDVYVEAISLDKFILEADSLEKLHLKDCTLEVFELVGKGMLRFLKIDDVSVIHLDIGESAENLEIVDVSNFTIMWAKFLHMISRSSKLKKLRLWGVVFDDEEEFVDVETISSCFPLLSHLSLNYDLREAALQYGLQGSFVLDNVIVLELGWTVINDLFSAWVSGLLERCPHLKKLVIHGVVSETKTHEECHTLANFTSAIVRLMRKYLHVEVQFEYE, encoded by the coding sequence ATGGAGTCTCTTCCAGTTGAGGTTGTTGGAAACATTCTATCACGTCTTGGAGCTGCTCGTGATGTTGTGATTGCATCGGCAACTTGCCGGAAATGGCATGAGGCTTGGAGGAATCATCTCCACACTCTTACATTTAATTCCAACGATTGGCCTTTGTATCATGAATACTCCACCAGTAGACTGGAAATTATTATCACTCAAACCATATTCCAGACCAAAGGACTGCAGTGCCTTTCAATAATAATGGATGATGTAGATGAATTCTCTGCTGCCCCAGTAATCGCTTGGCTCATGTACACTCGTGAAACCCTACGTCAGCTACATTATAATGTGAGAACACAACCTAACATCAACATGCTCGAGAAGTGTGGTCGACAGAAGCTTGAAGTATTGGCTTTAGCCCACAATACAATTACTGGAGTCGAGCCTAGTTATCAAAAATTCCCCAGCTTGAAATCTCTTTCCTTGAGTTATGTCAGCATATCGGCCTTGGATCTGAGTCTCCTGCTTAATGCCTGTCCAAAAATTGAATACTTGATCTTGATCAGTCTAGATATTGTCATGTCGGATCCCCAGGCCACGATGGATTTGAGTAGCCACTCATTAAAGGATGTTTATGTTGAGGCAATCAGCTTGGATAAGTTTATATTGGAGGCTGATAGCTTAGAAAAGTTGCACTTGAAAGATTGCACACTTGAAGTTTTTGAGCTTGTTGGTAAAGGGATGTTGAGATTTCTAAAGATCGATGATGTTAGTGTCATCCATCTTGATATTGGCGAGAGTGCCGAAAATCTGGAGATTGTTGATGTGAGCAATTTCACGATCATGTGGGCCAAGTTCCTCCATATGATCTCAAGATCATCTAAGTTGAAAAAGCTTCGGTTATGGGGTGTTGTATTTGATGATGAGGAAGAGTTTGTGGATGTGGAAACCATCTCTTCATGCTTTCCCTTATTGAGTCATCTGTCCCTGAATTATGATCTAAGAGAGGCAGCTCTTCAGTATGGCTTACAAGGTTCTTTTGTTTTGGACAATGTGATTGTCTTGGAACTTGGGTGGACAGTAATTAATGACCTGTTCTCGGCATGGGTTTCAGGACTTCTGGAAAGATGCCCTCATCTTAAGAAGTTGGTTATACACGGCGTCGTGTCTGAGACCAAAACTCACGAAGAATGCCACACATTGGCCAACTTCACTTCAGCTATTGTGAGACTCATGAGGAAGTACCTGCATGTGGAGGTTCAGTTTGAATATGAATAG
- the LOC125221615 gene encoding 2S seed storage albumin protein-like, with protein sequence MAIKAAVAAALLMALVAVASATTITTTSYDERGSRKYQQCSQKVQGRQFQSCQSYLKQRSYLEMDSGSSKQEYVEECCEQLRDMDRYQCGCEAIKHAVQKAQQGGSSYQTGQSEKIYQRARALPRLCRLSEQQCSFNLVFV encoded by the coding sequence ATGGCGATCAAGGCGGCGGTAGCAGCAGCTCTCCTGATGGCCCTAGTGGCAGTGGCCAGCGCCACCACCATCACAACCACGTCCTACGACGAGAGAGGCAGCCGGAAGTACCAGCAGTGCAGCCAGAAGGTGCAGGGGCGACAGTTCCAGTCGTGCCAGAGCTACTTGAAGCAGAGGAGCTACTTGGAGATGGACTCCGGCAGCAGCAAGCAGGAGTACGTCGAGGAGTGCTGTGAGCAGCTGAGAGACATGGACCGATACCAGTGCGGCTGTGAAGCCATCAAGCACGCCGTCCAGAAGGCGCAGCAGGGAGGCTCCTCCTACCAGACCGGCCAGAGCGAGAAGATCTACCAGAGGGCACGCGCTCTACCCCGCCTCTGCAGATTGAGCGAGCAGCAATGCAGCTTCAACCTTGTCTTTGTCTAA
- the LOC125221617 gene encoding glucosamine 6-phosphate N-acetyltransferase, with product MEEEAFEVRKLEISDKKKGFVELLQQLTVCDSISDEAFEERFREVAKYGDDHLICVIEDKGSGKIIATGSVFIEKKFIRNCGKVGHIEDVVVDSNVRGKNLGKKIIEFLSDHARSMGCYKVILDCSSDNMPFYNRCGFKQKEMQMVKYF from the coding sequence ATGGAAGAGGAGGCATTTGAAGTAAGGAAGTTAGAGATCTCGGATAAAAAGAAGGGGTTCGTGGAGCTACTTCAGCAGCTGACTGTATGCGACTCCATCTCCGATGAAGCATTTGAAGAACGGTTTAGGGAGGTGGCTAAGTATGGCGACGACCATCTTATATGCGTGATAGAAGATAAAGGTTCAGGCAAGATCATTGCAACCGGGAGCGTCTTCATAGAGAAGAAATTCATAAGGAATTGTGGCAAAGTTGGTCACATCGAAGATGTGGTTGTGGATTCCAACGTTCGAGGAAAGAATTTAGGAAAGAAGATAATCGAATTCCTATCTGATCACGCCCGGTCGATGGGGTGTTACAAGGTGATTCTCGATTGCAGCAGCGACAACATGCCGTTTTATAATAGGTGTGGTTTCAAGCAAAAGGAAATGCAGATGGTGAAGTATTTTTAG
- the LOC125221618 gene encoding 2S seed storage albumin protein-like, whose protein sequence is MATKAALAAALLMALVALATATTFTTSFDEEASDNYQQCRQQVQGRRFNSCQRFLQQRSTPYSNEDEDEEVLDSYQPSSSLQACCRELKQMDRQQCGCEAIRQAVKQAQQSTRRYQTGQSEQVYQQARALPRRCGLREQQCRFRLLFV, encoded by the coding sequence ATGGCAACCAAGGCGGCACTCGCAGCAGCTCTCCTCATGGCCCTGGTGGCTCTTGCCACCGCCACCACCTTCACCACCTCCTTCGACGAAGAGGCCAGCGATAACTACCAGCAATGCAGGCAGCAGGTGCAGGGGCGTCGATTCAACTCCTGCCAGCGCTTCTTGCAGCAGAGGAGCACCCCGTACTCGAAtgaggacgaggacgaggaggtCCTCGACTCCTACCAGCCGTCGTCGTCCCTTCAAGCCTGCTGCCGGGAGCTGAAGCAAATGGACCGCCAGCAATGCGGCTGCGAGGCCATCAGGCAGGCCGTCAAGCAGGCGCAGCAGAGCACCCGCCGCTACCAAACCGGCCAATCCGAGCAGGTCTACCAGCAGGCACGCGCCCTCCCGCGCCGATGTGGCCTTCGCGAGCAACAATGCCGCTTCCGCCTCCTCTTCGTTTGA
- the LOC125217696 gene encoding 2S seed storage albumin protein-like: MATKAALTAALLMALVALASATTFTTTVTTASFEEEGNPRQQQCRQQLQGREFRSCQRYFSQRSSSPYEEEVEEEVLEMSTGRQTRHRQPQLNECCEQLRAMDRQQCGCEAIKHAVQKAQQQQQGGRSRYQTESEQIYQKARSLPRMCGLREQQCQFRFVLV, encoded by the coding sequence ATGGCAACCAAGGCGGCACTTACAGCAGCTCTCCTGATGGCTCTGGTGGCCCTAGCCAGCGCCACCACCTTCACCACCACGGTGACGACCGCCTCGTTTGAGGAAGAGGGCAACCCGAGGCAGCAGCAGTGCAGGCAGCAGCTGCAGGGAAGGGAGTTCCGCTCGTGCCAACGCTACTTCTCGCAGAGGAGCAGCAGCCCCTACGAGGAGGAGGTAGAGGAGGAAGTCTTGGAGATGAGCACCGGAAGGCAGACCCGGCACAGGCAGCCACAGCTGAACGAGTGCTGCGAGCAGCTCAGGGCGATGGACAGACAGCAGTGCGGATGCGAGGCCATCAAGCACGCCGTGCAGAAGgcacagcagcagcagcagggAGGAAGGTCCCGCTACCAGACCGAGAGCGAGCAGATCTACCAGAAGGCACGCTCCCTTCCCCGCATGTGCGGACTGCGCGAGCAGCAATGCCAGTTCCGCTTTGTGCTTGTCTAG
- the LOC125221011 gene encoding uncharacterized protein At5g03900, chloroplastic, whose amino-acid sequence MASMSASFFSLTPKTRSFALTHKPFKPSEFLYFTPLPLTRATEFRCGRASGLVIRASSSNSAGVDVSAASGIRPGGAVESDKLPSDVRKRAMDAIDSSGRRVTVGDVASKAGLKLNEAQRALQALAADTDGFLEVSDEGDVLYGFPKDYRSKLAAKSFKIKFEPLVEKGKMAAEYVVRVSFGTALIASIVIVYTTIIAIVSSSRESDDRGRRGRSYGGGVNFFFSPTDLFWGEDKLMVFLPFQVFSVVFGDGDPNQGIEEERWKLIGQYIASNGGVVTAEELAPYLDVESTEKTDDDSYILPVLLRFDGQPEVDEEGNILYRFPSLQRTAARQRSGRKEYVGKKWADWVGEVGKFFKENKWKFSKTSPSERAMVIGLGGLNLFGVIILGTMLKNTNISTSGFISFVSEIFPLLQIYAGSFFAIPLIRWFLVQNKNAKIAKRNQAREQRARALESPDVSLRRKLLSARDMAQKTFIGKDRIVYSTERDLNEQDYDSQEWDRRFKELEKSD is encoded by the exons atggcGTCTATGTCCGCCTCCTTCTTCTCTCTAACTCCTAAAACTCGTTCTTTCGCCCTCACTCACAAACCATTCAAGCCTTCCGAATTCCTCTATTTCACTCCCCTGCCTCTCACCCGCGCCACCGAATTCCGCTGCGGCAGAGCCTCCGGTCTCGTAATTAGGGCAAGCAGCAGCAACAGCGCCGGTGTCGATGTCTCCGCGGCGTCAGGGATTAGGCCCGGCGGCGCCGTCGAGAGCGATAAGCTGCCGTCCGACGTGCGGAAGCGAGCCATGGATGCCATTGATTCCAGCGGGAGGAGAGTCACCGTTGGCGACGTGGCGAGCAAAGCCGGCCTCAAGTTGAATGAAGCTCAGCGAGCTCTTCAGGCTCTTGCCGCCGACACTGATGGATTTTTAGag GTGTCGGATGAGGGCGATGTGTTGTATGGATTCCCCAAGGATTATCGATCCAAGCTCGCTGCAAAGTCGTTTAAGATAAAATTCGAACCTTTGGTGGAGAAGGGGAAG ATGGCAGCTGAGTATGTAGTGAGGGTTTCCTTTGGGACTGCTTTGATTGCATCCATTGTGATTGTTTATACTACGATTATCGCTATAGTCTCAAGTAGTCG TGAATCAGATGACCGTGGCAGACGAGGAAGATCTTATGGCGGTGGAgtcaatttctttttcagtCCGACTGATTTATTTTGG GGTGAAG ACAAACTGATGGTTTTCTTACCTTTTCAGGTTTTTTCTGTTGTATTTGGGGATGGTGATCCCAATCAGGGGATTGAAGAAGAGAGGTGGAAGTTG ATCGGTCAATACATAGCTTCTAATGGTGGTGTTGTGACAGCTGAAGAACTTGCGCCTTATCTTGATGTGGAGTCTACTGAAAAAACG GATGATGACTCATATATACTGCCGGTTCTACTGCGCTTTGATGGTCAGCCAGAAGTGGATGAAGAG GGAAATATTTTATACCGTTTCCCATCACTACAACGCACTGCTGCTCGACAAAGAAGTGGGCGGAAGGAATATGTTGGGAAAAAATGGGCTGATTGGGTTGGAGAAGTAGGCAaattttttaaggaaaataaatggaaattcAG CAAAACTAGTCCTTCAGAGAGGGCAATGGTGATTGGTCTTGGTGGACTCAATCTGTTTGGGGTTATTATTCTTGGTACCATGTTGAA GAATACAAATATCAGCACCAGTGGATTCATTTCATTTGTGTCTGAGATATTTCCCCTTCTTCAG ATATATGCTGGCTCCTTTTTTGCAATTCCACTAATCCGATGGTTTTTggttcaaaacaaaaatgccAAAATTGCTAAAAGAAATCAAGCAAGGGAACAACGTGCCAGGGCACTCGAATCACCTGATGTTTCTCTGAGACGGAAG CTTTTAAGCGCGCGAGACATGGCACAGAAGACGTTCATTGGGAAGGACAGGATCGTGTATAGCACGGAGAGGGATTTGAACGAACAGGATTATGACTCCCAAGAATGGGATCGTAGATTTAAGGAGCTGGAAAAGTCTGACTAA